Below is a genomic region from Fusobacterium nucleatum.
TTTATCAGTAAGTGAAATTTTAAATCAAATTTACACAGTTGAAAGAAGACTTAGAAAAAAAGGAGAAAACTTAAATAATTTGGTATTTATGGGAATGGGTGAGCCTCTTTTAAATATTGATAATTTAGCTAAATCACTTAGTATAATTTCAAATGAGAATGGAATTAATATTTCAAAAAGAAAAATTACAATTTCAACTTCTGGTGTAGTTTCAGGTATAGAAAAGATTCTATTGGATAAAATTCCAATAGAGCTTGCAATTTCTTTACATAGTGCTATAAATGAAAAAAGAGATAAAATTATACCAATAAATAAAAATTTTCCTTTGGAAGACCTGTCAGCTGTTTTAATTGAATATCAAAAACAAACAAAGAGAAGAATTACTTTTGAATATATTTTAATTGATAATTTTAATATTTCAGAAACAGATGCAAATGCTCTCGCTGATTTTATACATCAATTTGACCATGTTGTAAATTTAATACCATATAATGAAGTAGAAGGTGCAGAACATACTAGACCTTCTGTAAAAAAAATAGATAAGTTCTATAACTATCTAAAAAATGTCAGAAAAGTTAATGTAACTTTAAGGCAAGAAAAAGGCAGTGATATAGATGGAGCTTGTGGACAACTTAGACAAAGAAATAAAAAAGGGGATAACTAGATAATGAAAAAAATACTTATTCTTTTATTAAAACTTATAGGAGCATTATTTATCGTAGGAGCGATAGGAGTTTTTGCAATAATTATAAAATATAGGTTGGAATTACCAAATATACAAAGTATGGTTGAGGACTATAAACCTCAAATGGCAACAATAATCTATGACAAAAATAATAATGTTGTGGATACTCTTTCTGTGGAATCAAGAGAAATTGCTAAACTTGAAAATATTTCTCCCTATGTAAAAGATGCTTTTTTAGCTATTGAAGATAAACAATTTTATTCTCACCATGGTTTAAATTTTAGAGGGATAACAAGAGCAGTTGTTACAACTTTTTTAAAAGGAAGACCCACACAAGGTGGAAGTTCTATAACTCAACAATTGGCTAAAAATGCTTTTTTAACACCTGAAAGAACATTTTCAAGAAAAGTAAAAGAAGCAATTTTAACTTACCAAATAGAAAGAACTTACACAAAAGATGAAATCTTAGAAAGATACTTAAATGAAATATACTTTGGTTCAGGTTCTTATGGTATAAGAAATGCATCAGAACAATATTTTAAAAAAGATGTTAAAGACTTAAATATTGCTGAAGCTGCTTTACTTGCAGGTATTCCAAATAGACCTACAAAATATGACCCAAATAGAAATTTAGAAAATGCTTTATATAGACAAAAAATTATTTTAAAAGAAATGTATACTGATGGAAGAATTACAAAAGAGCAATATGATGAAGCTTTAGCACATAAATTTGAATTAGAAAATGAAGAGAACATAAAAAATGTTCCTAAAAATACTTCAATTATTTATAATAAAAGAACTAAAAATACATATAAAAATCCTGAACTTACAACAATAGTTGAAGATTACTTGGCAGAAATTTATGATGAAGAACAAATCTATACTTCTGGATTAAAGATTTATACAACTATTGACTTAGAATATCAAAAAGTAGCTAAGGAAACTTTTAATAGCTATCCATATTTTAAAAATAAAGAAATAAATGGAGCTATGATTACTTTAGATCCATTCACTGGTGGAATAGTATCAATAGTCGGTGGAAAGAATTTTAAAGCAGGGAATTTTGATAGAGCAACTATGGCAAGAAGACAATTAGGATCATCATTTAAACCATTTGTATATTTAGAAGCTTTGCAAAATGGTTTTGACCCTTATTCTGTTGTAGTAAATGATTTTGTTGCTTTTGGAAAATGGGCACCTAAAAACTTTGATGGTAGGTACAGTTATAATTCTACTCTTGTAAATTCATTGAATTTATCTCTAAATGTCCCAGCAGTAAAATTATTAGATGCTATAACTGTTGAAACTTTTAAAGAAGCTATTGGAGATAATGTAAAATTATCATCAGAAGTCAAAGATTTAACTGCTGCACTTGGTTCAGTTGACAGTACACCAGTAAATGTTGCAGCTAACTTCTCTATCTTTGTAAATGGTGGTTACATAGTAAAACCTAATATCATAAGAGAAATTAGAGATAATCAAGATATACTTATCTATGTTGCAGAAATAGAGAAAACAAAAGCTTTTGATAGTGTTGATGTAAGTGTTATAACTGCTATGTTAAAAACAGTTGTAAGTAATGGTACTGCATCAAAAGCAAGAGTTGTTGATAAAACAGGTAAACCTATACAGCAAGGTGGAAAAACAGGAACAACAAACGAACATAGAACAGCTTGGTTTGTTGGAATTACTCCTGAATATGTAACTGCTTGTTATATTGGTAGAGATGATAATAAACCTATGTATGGTAAAGCAACTGGAGGAAGTGCTGTTGCACCTATGTGGGCTAAGTATTATCAAACTCTTATAAATAAAGGATTATATACACCAGGAAAATTTGAATTCTTAGAAAACTATTTAGAAACTGGTGACTTAGTAAAACAAAATATTGATATCTACTCTGGTTTATTAGATGGACCTAATAGTAAAGAATTTACTGTTAGAAAAGGTAGACTTCAAGTTGAAAGTGCAGGTAAATATAAAAATGGTATTGCTTCTGTCTTCGGTTTAGATGGAAATGTAACTGATGGAGCAGGTATTGATATGTCTGAAGGAATGATAATTGATACTGGAATTGAAGAAGGTACAGTTACAGAAGGAGGTACTGGTGAGGGAACAACTCAAACTCCTAACACAAATACTACTACTTCAACAGAAAGAAATACTCCACCTGTTCAAAATAATAATTCTAATAAAGACGAAGATAGCCTAACAGATAGACTTTTAGGAGATTAAAATGTCAAATTTGAATAAAAAACAATTTGAAGCAGTTGAAACTGTCAATGGTCCTGTTGTAATAATAGCAGGACCTGGAACAGGAAAAACAAAAACTCTTGTTGAAAGAACTGTAAATATCCTTGTCAATAAAGAAGTAGAAGCTAAAAAAATTATGATTACTACTTTTACAAATAAGGCTGCTAAAGAATTGGAACTTAGAATAAATGAAAGATTGGAAGAATTAAATAAAAATATAGATATAAGTGATATGTACTTAGGAACTATGCATTCTATTTGGACAAGACTTATACAAGAAAATATCACTTATTCTAATTTTTTTGATAACTTTGAGCTTATGAGTGGAGATTATGAGCAACATTTTTTTATTTATTCAAGATTAAAAGAATATAAAAAATTAGAAGATTATCAAAAGTTTTTTGATAATCTTTCTTATAATGAGAACAAATATAGAAGTGATTGGCAAAAGAGCTCTTTTCTTAGAAATAAAATAAATGACTTAAATGAAAATGCAATAGATATTGAAAGTATACAAACTACTGATATCTATATAAACTTTATAAAAGCTGCTTATAAACTTTATGAAAAACAACTTTTTAAAAATAATATAGTTGATTTTTCTTATTTACAAGTAGAATTTTTAAATATGCTTTTAAATAATGCTGATTTTCTAGAAAAAATAAATAATAATTTTGACTATATTATGGTTGATGAATATCAAGATAGTAATAAAATCCAAGAAAAAATATTACTTTCTATTTCAAAAAATAAAAAAAATATTTGTGTTGTAGGAGATGAAGATCAATCTATATATAGATTTAGAGGAGCAAGTGCAGAAAATATTTTAAATTTTTCTAAACATTTTGGAGAAAGTAAATGTAAACTTATAGTATTAGAGGAGAACTATCGTTCAGTAAATGATATAGTTGAGTTTAATAATAATTGGATTAATGCTATTAATTGGTATGGAAATAGATTTGAAAAAAATATAGTATCAATGAGATTAGATAATATTTTAAATAAAAGTGTTTTTCATATTTCTGGAACTACCTCAGATGAAAATATCCGAAATACTGTGACTTTTATAAAAAAATTAAAACAAAGCAACAAAATTACAAACTATAATCAAATAGTAGTTTTGTTTTCACATTTCAAAGATAGATCTGCCAAAAAATTGGAAGATGCTTTAAAAAAAGAAAATATTGAAGTTTATTCTCCAAGAACAAAAGTTTTCTTTGAAATGTATGAAGTAAAATTAACTTTTGGAATAATTTTAGCTTGCTTTAAAAAGTATTTCCCAGAAGAAGCACTTGATATATATTTATTAGAGTGTTTAGATTTAGCAAGGTTAGAAATTAGAAAAGATAATGAATTTTTAGCTTGGATAAAAGAAAAAATTGAAAATATTTCTGAATATAGTTTTAACTCTTTAAATGAAATTTTTTATAAATTATTAAGTTTTTCTTATTATAAAAATATTTTAAAAGAAGAAAGTCCTATTGAAGCAAGAGCTAATCATAATCTAGCTATACTTAGTAAGATATTTAAAAACTTTCAAAAGTATGTACATTCTAAAAAAATAAGTATTGAAGATGATTTTTCTATAATTAAATATTTTTTCACAAAATATTTAGAAATCTTAAAACAGTCAAGAGTTGATGAGATTTTTTCTGAGGAAGATTATCCTAATGACTGTATTCCATTTTTAACTATACACCAATCAAAAGGTTTAGAATTTCCAGTAGTTATTGTCTTTTCTTTATATTCTAAACCCAATGTAAGTGGAGATTTATCAAGACAGACAAGCATAGATAGACTTATCAATTCAAATTCTAAAATTTCTGAAATAGATAAAGAATATTTTGATTTTTATAGAAAATTCTATGTAGCTTTTAGTAGAGCAAAAAATTTATTAGTTTTAAGTTGTTATGAAAAAGGAGTATCTGAAAACTTTAAACCTTTTTTCTATTCAGTTCGTGGAGTAAATAGTTTACAATTTGATATAAGTCAAATAAATTTAGATGAAGTTAGTAAAAAAGATGAAAGAAGAATTTTGTCATATACAACTGATATTGCACTTTATAGATATTGTCCTATGAAATATTTTTTAGTAAGAGAGAAGGAATATTCAACTTTTGATAAAAAGGTGTTTAATTTAGGGATAATAACTCACAAGGCAATAGAACATATAAATAAATCATTTTTACAAAAACAAGAGATTTTTTCTGATAACTATATAGAAGATTTAGTGAAAAATATCTATAAGTTTCAAAATATAGATTTAGATAACAATGTTGAGAGAATAATAGATATTGTTAAAAAATATATTAAAGATGAAAAAGATAACTTTAAATATATAAAAAAGGTTGAAGCCTCTGAATTTAGGGTTGAAGATAATTATATTCTATATGGGCAAATAGATTTAATTTTAGAAGATGAAAATGAAATAAAAATTATAGATTTTAAAACTGGAAAATATAATGAAACTGAGTTTTCTTCTAATTATAGGCAACAATTATCACTATATAAATTACTTCTTCAAAAAAAATATGATAAGGAGATAAAAACTTATCTATATTATTTGGAAGAAGATGAACCTAAAAAGGAAATTCTTATTGATGATGAAGATTTAAAAGAAGATTTAGAAAATATAAATAAAACAACACAAGATATTTTAGATAAGAAATTTTCTAAAATTCCATATAATCAAAATATCTGTGGGCTTTGTGAATTTAAAAACTATTGTTGGGGGATACAATGAAGATAGTACATTGTTCAGATTTACATTTAGGTAAAAGGTTTAGTGGAAATAAAGACTATGTCAAAAAAAGATATATGGACTTTTTTAATGCTTTTGCAGCTTTTATTGATAAGGTAGAGAAAATAAAACCTGATGTATGTTTGATTGCGGGGGATATTTTTGATAAAAAAGAAATTAATCCTGATATACTTTCTAAAACTGAATATTTATTTAAAAGACTAAGAGATAATATCAAAAAAGATATAATAGCTATTGAAGGAAACCACGATAATTCTAGAATTTTAGAAGAGTCTTGGCTTGAATATCTACAAGAACAAAATATTTTAAAAGTCTTTTACTACAATAAAGATTTTGAGGAAAAAAATTATCTAAAAATAGATGATATAAATTTTTATCCAGTTGGCTATCCTGGTTTTATGATAGATGAAGCATTGACTAAACTTTCTGAAAAATTAAATCCCCAAGAAAAAAATATAGTTGTAGTTCATACTGGAATTTCTGGAAGTACAGACACTTTACCTGGACTAGTTTCAACTTCTATTTTAGATTTATTTAAAGATAAGGCTATATATATTGCAGGTGGACATATACATTCATTTACCACTTATCCAAAGGAAAACCCTTATTTTTTTGTTTCAGGTTCTTTGGAGTTTTCTAATGTTCAAAATGAAAAATCTGATAAAAAAGGCTTTATCTTATTTGATACTGATACTTTAAACTATGAATTTATAGAGTTAGAGCACAGAAAAAGAATAAAAAAAGATTTTTCATATACTAATTTTTCAAATTTAGAAGATGAGTTTGAAAAGTTTGTTAAAGAATTAAATTTAACTGGTGAAGAAATCCTAGTTATTTCTGTATCTCTAAATAACAATGACTATATAAATACTGAAAACTTAGAAAATATTGCTGAAAAAAATGGAGCTTTAAAAACACATATTTTAATAAAAAATATTTTAAATATAGGAGCTAGTGAAGAAAATAATTCTGATTTAAGTATAGATGAATTAGAAAAAAATTTAATAAATACTTGGAATATCTCTGAAATTAAAAAATTTTCTAAAAGTTTTGGTAGACTTAAAGAATTATTTTCAAATGATGATAGAGATAGTTTTTTAGAATTGTTTGATAAAACTTTGGAGGTGAATGAAGATGATAATTAAAAAAGTACAACTTGAAAATTATCGTTCTCATTCTAATACAACTGTTGAATTTACTAAGGGAGTAAACCTTATTTTAGGTAAGAATGGGAGAGGTAAAACTTCTATACTTGAAGCTATTAGTACAGTTATGTTCAATACTAAGGATAGAACTGGTAAGGAAACAGGGAAAAGTTATATTAAATTTGGTGAAAAATCTTCAAAGGTAGATATAGATTTTATAGCCAATGATGGTAGAGAATACAATTTAAAAACTGAATTTTTTAAAACAAAACCTAAAAAACAAACTTTAAAAGATATTATAGGTTCTGAATATGATGGAGATATTCAAGAGAAATTAGAAGAACTTTGTGGAATAAAAAAAGGTTTTGAAGAAACTTATGAAAATATAGTTATTGCTAAGCAAAATGAATTTATAAATATCTTTAAAGCTAAGCCAAAGGATAGAGAAGAAATATTTAATAAGATTTTTAATACTCAAATATATAAAGAAATGTATGATAGCTTTTTAAAGGAAGCTGTTGATAAATATAAAGAAAAAGTAAAAGATTTAGACAAAGAAATAACTTTTTTAAAAGAAAATATGGAAGATAAAGAACAGATTACAAATTTTCTTAAAGAGGAAAAAGAGGTAGAAAAAAATTTACAAGATAGATTTAAAAATATTAATGTTGTATCTAAAAATTTAGAAAATAAAATAAAAGACTATGAAACAACAGAAATAGAATTAAATAATTTAATTAAAAATATTAAAGAGGAAGAAAATAAAATAAAGAAATATTTAAACATTTTAAAAGAAAATATTATTGAAGCAAAACAAGCTAAAAAATCAAAAATAATTGTTAAAGAAACTGAAAAATCTTATCTTGAATACTTGGAAATTGAAAATAGATTAAAAGATTTAAGAGAAAATCTTGATAATTTATTGGAAGAGCAAAAATTAAATATCCAATATCAAAATAATATAAAGATATTAAAATTAAATAATGAGAATTTAAAAACTGATATTATTAACTTAGAAGAAAATATTTCTAAAAATTCTGAGAAAAAAGAAAATTTAGAAAGTGAAATCTCTAATCTTAAAATTAAAGAAGAAAACTTGGATTTAAAATTAAAAAAATATATAGATTTACTTAATGAATTAGAAAAATTAGAAAATTTTAAAAATAAAAAAATAGAAGATAAATTAAAGAAAACGACAGAAATTGACATTCTAAAAAAAGAATTAGTTTCTAAAAATGACTTATTTAAAACAATTAGTATTGAAGAACTTGAAAAAAAGTTATCTAATTTTCAAGAACTTGAAAAAGAATTAAAACTTTTAGAAGAACAAAAAATTATTTTTGAAACTGAAATAAAAACCTTGAAAAAATCAAGTAAAGAACTGTCAGATAAAATTTGCCCTTTTTTAAATGAAAAATGTCAAAACTTAGAAGATAAAGAAGCAGAAGATTATTTCTCTTCCAAAATTTCTATAAAAACAGAAGATTTAGGAAATTTGAAAAAAAACATAGAAGAAAAAACTCAAATTCTAGTTGAAAAAGAAATTTTTGAAGATAAGAAAAAGCAATATTTTGAACTTAAAAAATCTATAAAAGATTTAGAATTTTCTTTAAAAAACGAAGAGATTAACTTAAAAGAAATTGAATTAGATATTAAAAACTTGGATATAGATATTCAAAAACTTATTGAAAATCAAGAGTTTCAAAATAGTCAAATGCTAAGAGAAAAGAAAAAAGAATTGGAAGTTGAGCTTAGAAATTTAAACTTAAATGAAAAAAGAGAAAATTTAAAAAATCTTCTTGAAAATTTGGAACTAGAAAAGGAAAAGATTTTAAAAAATCAAAACTCAATAGAAAACAATTTAAAAGAAATTGATGAGTATTCAAAAAAAATTAAAGAGGATACAAATAAAAATATTGAGGACATAAAATCAGAAATAAAAACTTTTGAAAATAAACTTGATGATTTAAAAAATCCTTATAATGAATATCTAAAAAATAATGTTTTGGCAGAAGACTTAGAAAATTTACTTTTAAAAGTAAATAAAAATATTAAAGAGCTATATTCTTTAAGGACTGAGAAAAATTTATTAAAAGAAAAAGTATTTAATTTAGAAGATAAAATAAAAA
It encodes:
- the rlmN gene encoding 23S rRNA (adenine(2503)-C(2))-methyltransferase RlmN — its product is MNNEKINILNLTQEELTELLVSLGLKKFYGKEVFIWLHKKITRSFDEMTNLSLKDREVLKEKAYIPFFNLLKYQVSKIDKTEKFLFELEDGGTIETVLLRHKDSKNKEIRNTLCVSSQVGCPVKCSFCATGQSGYMRNLSVSEILNQIYTVERRLRKKGENLNNLVFMGMGEPLLNIDNLAKSLSIISNENGINISKRKITISTSGVVSGIEKILLDKIPIELAISLHSAINEKRDKIIPINKNFPLEDLSAVLIEYQKQTKRRITFEYILIDNFNISETDANALADFIHQFDHVVNLIPYNEVEGAEHTRPSVKKIDKFYNYLKNVRKVNVTLRQEKGSDIDGACGQLRQRNKKGDN
- a CDS encoding transglycosylase domain-containing protein — its product is MKKILILLLKLIGALFIVGAIGVFAIIIKYRLELPNIQSMVEDYKPQMATIIYDKNNNVVDTLSVESREIAKLENISPYVKDAFLAIEDKQFYSHHGLNFRGITRAVVTTFLKGRPTQGGSSITQQLAKNAFLTPERTFSRKVKEAILTYQIERTYTKDEILERYLNEIYFGSGSYGIRNASEQYFKKDVKDLNIAEAALLAGIPNRPTKYDPNRNLENALYRQKIILKEMYTDGRITKEQYDEALAHKFELENEENIKNVPKNTSIIYNKRTKNTYKNPELTTIVEDYLAEIYDEEQIYTSGLKIYTTIDLEYQKVAKETFNSYPYFKNKEINGAMITLDPFTGGIVSIVGGKNFKAGNFDRATMARRQLGSSFKPFVYLEALQNGFDPYSVVVNDFVAFGKWAPKNFDGRYSYNSTLVNSLNLSLNVPAVKLLDAITVETFKEAIGDNVKLSSEVKDLTAALGSVDSTPVNVAANFSIFVNGGYIVKPNIIREIRDNQDILIYVAEIEKTKAFDSVDVSVITAMLKTVVSNGTASKARVVDKTGKPIQQGGKTGTTNEHRTAWFVGITPEYVTACYIGRDDNKPMYGKATGGSAVAPMWAKYYQTLINKGLYTPGKFEFLENYLETGDLVKQNIDIYSGLLDGPNSKEFTVRKGRLQVESAGKYKNGIASVFGLDGNVTDGAGIDMSEGMIIDTGIEEGTVTEGGTGEGTTQTPNTNTTTSTERNTPPVQNNNSNKDEDSLTDRLLGD
- a CDS encoding ATP-dependent DNA helicase; its protein translation is MSNLNKKQFEAVETVNGPVVIIAGPGTGKTKTLVERTVNILVNKEVEAKKIMITTFTNKAAKELELRINERLEELNKNIDISDMYLGTMHSIWTRLIQENITYSNFFDNFELMSGDYEQHFFIYSRLKEYKKLEDYQKFFDNLSYNENKYRSDWQKSSFLRNKINDLNENAIDIESIQTTDIYINFIKAAYKLYEKQLFKNNIVDFSYLQVEFLNMLLNNADFLEKINNNFDYIMVDEYQDSNKIQEKILLSISKNKKNICVVGDEDQSIYRFRGASAENILNFSKHFGESKCKLIVLEENYRSVNDIVEFNNNWINAINWYGNRFEKNIVSMRLDNILNKSVFHISGTTSDENIRNTVTFIKKLKQSNKITNYNQIVVLFSHFKDRSAKKLEDALKKENIEVYSPRTKVFFEMYEVKLTFGIILACFKKYFPEEALDIYLLECLDLARLEIRKDNEFLAWIKEKIENISEYSFNSLNEIFYKLLSFSYYKNILKEESPIEARANHNLAILSKIFKNFQKYVHSKKISIEDDFSIIKYFFTKYLEILKQSRVDEIFSEEDYPNDCIPFLTIHQSKGLEFPVVIVFSLYSKPNVSGDLSRQTSIDRLINSNSKISEIDKEYFDFYRKFYVAFSRAKNLLVLSCYEKGVSENFKPFFYSVRGVNSLQFDISQINLDEVSKKDERRILSYTTDIALYRYCPMKYFLVREKEYSTFDKKVFNLGIITHKAIEHINKSFLQKQEIFSDNYIEDLVKNIYKFQNIDLDNNVERIIDIVKKYIKDEKDNFKYIKKVEASEFRVEDNYILYGQIDLILEDENEIKIIDFKTGKYNETEFSSNYRQQLSLYKLLLQKKYDKEIKTYLYYLEEDEPKKEILIDDEDLKEDLENINKTTQDILDKKFSKIPYNQNICGLCEFKNYCWGIQ
- a CDS encoding exonuclease SbcCD subunit D → MKIVHCSDLHLGKRFSGNKDYVKKRYMDFFNAFAAFIDKVEKIKPDVCLIAGDIFDKKEINPDILSKTEYLFKRLRDNIKKDIIAIEGNHDNSRILEESWLEYLQEQNILKVFYYNKDFEEKNYLKIDDINFYPVGYPGFMIDEALTKLSEKLNPQEKNIVVVHTGISGSTDTLPGLVSTSILDLFKDKAIYIAGGHIHSFTTYPKENPYFFVSGSLEFSNVQNEKSDKKGFILFDTDTLNYEFIELEHRKRIKKDFSYTNFSNLEDEFEKFVKELNLTGEEILVISVSLNNNDYINTENLENIAEKNGALKTHILIKNILNIGASEENNSDLSIDELEKNLINTWNISEIKKFSKSFGRLKELFSNDDRDSFLELFDKTLEVNEDDN
- a CDS encoding SMC family ATPase, with product MIIKKVQLENYRSHSNTTVEFTKGVNLILGKNGRGKTSILEAISTVMFNTKDRTGKETGKSYIKFGEKSSKVDIDFIANDGREYNLKTEFFKTKPKKQTLKDIIGSEYDGDIQEKLEELCGIKKGFEETYENIVIAKQNEFINIFKAKPKDREEIFNKIFNTQIYKEMYDSFLKEAVDKYKEKVKDLDKEITFLKENMEDKEQITNFLKEEKEVEKNLQDRFKNINVVSKNLENKIKDYETTEIELNNLIKNIKEEENKIKKYLNILKENIIEAKQAKKSKIIVKETEKSYLEYLEIENRLKDLRENLDNLLEEQKLNIQYQNNIKILKLNNENLKTDIINLEENISKNSEKKENLESEISNLKIKEENLDLKLKKYIDLLNELEKLENFKNKKIEDKLKKTTEIDILKKELVSKNDLFKTISIEELEKKLSNFQELEKELKLLEEQKIIFETEIKTLKKSSKELSDKICPFLNEKCQNLEDKEAEDYFSSKISIKTEDLGNLKKNIEEKTQILVEKEIFEDKKKQYFELKKSIKDLEFSLKNEEINLKEIELDIKNLDIDIQKLIENQEFQNSQMLREKKKELEVELRNLNLNEKRENLKNLLENLELEKEKILKNQNSIENNLKEIDEYSKKIKEDTNKNIEDIKSEIKTFENKLDDLKNPYNEYLKNNVLAEDLENLLLKVNKNIKELYSLRTEKNLLKEKVFNLEDKIKNIKIDELKEKYDTIKEELNEINKKLGSSQEKIENYKKILEKISSQEEKQKKLLIEFKKLENKFNKASLIRNEVGQMGRAISKYMLSGISNIASVNFNKITGRTERIEWSNEEKDKYAVYLVGRERKIAFEQLSGGEQVSVAIAIRGTMTEYFTNSKFMILDEPTNNLDTERKKLLAEYMGEILNNLEQSIIVTHDDTFREMAEKIIEL